Below is a genomic region from Prunus persica cultivar Lovell chromosome G3, Prunus_persica_NCBIv2, whole genome shotgun sequence.
ACTCTGCTGCCCCTTCTATTTCAATCTTTTCAGCACATTTCAGAAGATAATCCCTGCACCCAAATTGCAAATGTTTGTGCCTCTTTCAAGTTTTACATCAGATTAAGGATGTAGAAGTACTTAACCTAGAACATATCTTTGCATCCATAGCCATTGCTTGAAAATTAAGAATAGATTAATGAATCCTCCCCATATGCAATCTTACCTGTCCCCAATGAATCTCCCATCTGTGAAATATCCAAGACAGATCTCATCCACAAGATCATGTTGCTTATCACGATCCTGCAGCCCAGCAAAATATATAAGCCTGTGACTCTCAATAGTATTTCCCCTGCACATGTTTTACACAATATTTGTTAACACATTAAACCACCACCGAAAAAATCCTTGTTTCCATGCTTTCACTCTATGTGAAATTGTTTGTTTACACACGCACAAACACACAATCAGcctgaaaaatgaaagaaagaaaaatcaatgtCTGCACTTACGTGAGTCCATCGATCTTATAAGTCATGTCATGGTTTGAAAAGATCTGCAAATTGTGAAAAGGAAACATAAGAATGAATACCACTTAAAACTAGCAACCAAATAAGGAGAAAAACTTCCCTATCCCCGGTTCATTGCCCCgatctctctatttctctccTCATATCGCCTATCAGATGAggagagagatagaaagaGGGGGGGTGATGAAACGGGGATAAGGAAGTactttatgtatatattacATACATCTGCCATACGGGTCTCAAACACTTCAGCCACATCAGCGCCCATCTTTGTATCATAAAACTCTTTCTTGTAAGTGCCTTCTTTAGGGATTTCAGGATCAATTTGAAATGGATGCCATCTGAGCTCAAACTCGTATCGATCATTACCTTCCTCCAGAGCTTTGTCAAGGTTTCTTTTGCCCACAAAGCACCATGGACACACAGTGTCTGCAATTATATCAATTTCCACAAACTTTTTCTTGGTTCCAGCCATCTCTGCAACTGTATCCCTAACAATATTTAACACTCAAAACTAGATGGTGAAACTGGCACTCAAACAATTGCTGCCAATATGGCAACCATGACATATATATCAGAGCCACCAAAttcatcaaatatatatattaactgTTTTAATGTCAACCCAAATGTGCATGTAAAGATGGATTTGAAGTtgtatgtttttgtttcatgAAAGTTTGCTCACAAGTCATTACTTACACGTCCATAAATGTGTGAAAGCTGCCCACCACTTGGGAGGAGAGAGGGTTACGGATACCTTGTGGacttcaacatttttttttttccttttccactTGAAGGCTTTACCGCCTACCACGTAGCTCAAagtcaaaacagaaaaagtcCACAAAGCCTTGGCTCAATGCTACCTTAACCAtgaatgggttttttttgttgttttaggTTTCGACCCATGTAACCAACCTTGACCATGAATGTTGCTCGAtgtctttctttaattttggGGCCAATGTTGTTGGATATCAACTATTATTGGGATCAGAGACCATAATTTCAACAATT
It encodes:
- the LOC18784385 gene encoding uncharacterized protein LOC18784385, whose protein sequence is MAGTKKKFVEIDIIADTVCPWCFVGKRNLDKALEEGNDRYEFELRWHPFQIDPEIPKEGTYKKEFYDTKMGADVAEVFETRMADIFSNHDMTYKIDGLTGNTIESHRLIYFAGLQDRDKQHDLVDEICLGYFTDGRFIGDRDYLLKCAEKIEIEGAAEFLDDPNNGLTEVKEELKKYSEVKGIPYFVINGKEEFAGAQPTEVFLAAFEAATK